Proteins encoded by one window of Balearica regulorum gibbericeps isolate bBalReg1 chromosome 21, bBalReg1.pri, whole genome shotgun sequence:
- the CFAP107 gene encoding LOW QUALITY PROTEIN: cilia- and flagella-associated protein 107 (The sequence of the model RefSeq protein was modified relative to this genomic sequence to represent the inferred CDS: inserted 1 base in 1 codon), which translates to MAVLARQRSMIASQKDGQNWWKIEPKYSTKVLIGNWVEERKRFAKDTGKLGSSIYRTDFICFPNHKPDQTLRRTMMEKLEGLPVQQFFSHHEEPKSQNLVSEYDDKYNRHGYNPILPPLRSWNGRKLAWIPQKSDFPILEPPTNYGLLEHLKKKWHMKEAGLMNSVYTISYESPPISAFATYQLRQPAKTYYLPSSQGHLSQTISRILDXEEGQTYLQAIGQLVRDRKAGDASV; encoded by the exons ATGGCAGTGCTGGCAAGACAAAGAAGTATGATTGCTTCGCAAAAAGATGGACAGAATTGGTGGAAAATTGAACCCAAATATTCTACTAAAGTTCTCATTGGAAACTGggtggaagagaggaaaagg TTTGCAAAAGACACTGGGAAACTTGGCAGCAGCATATACAGAACAGACTTCATTTGCTTCCCTAATCACAAACCAGACCAAACACTAAGGAGAACCATGATGGAAAAACTTGAG GGCCTGCCAGTGCAGCAATTCTTCTCCCATCATGAGGAACCAAAAAGCCAAAATTTAGTATCAGAGTACGACGATAAATACAATAGACATGGTTACAACCCCATCCTGCCTCCCCTCCGCAGCTGGAATGGACGCAAGTTAGCTTGGATTCCTCAGAAATCAGATTTCCCCATTCTTG AACCACCCACCAACTATGGCCTTCTTGAgcacctgaagaaaaaatggcACATGAAAGAAGCTGGACTGATGAACAGTGTCTACACCATTTCCTACGAAAGCCCACCGATTTCTGCTTTTGCTACTTATCAACTGAGACAACCAGCCAAAACTTACTACCTCCCTTCCAGCCAGGGACATCTTTCCCAAACCATCAGTAGAATCCTGG TTGAAGAGGGTCAGACATATCTGCAGGCCATTGGCCAACTGGTGAGAGATAGAAAAGCAGGGGACGCCTCTGTGTAA